The sequence CCTATTCCACCTTCTCCTCTTGGAGTTGAAATGGCAGCAATAGTATCAAACATATAACTCACCCCTATTTCTTTTTTCTAATAACAATATATCTTTTAGGGTCTTTTCCTTCGCTATAAGTATCTAATTCCGAATATTTATTAACAACTTCATGTATAATTTTTCTTTCTCTTGGTGGCATCGGATTTAATTTTATTGGTTTAGTAGTTTTCATAGCTTTTTCAGCCATTTTTCTTGCTAAATCTCTTAATGTTACATTTCTTTTTTCTTTAAATCCTTCTACATCAACATCTATTCTAACATCTTTAATTAAAGTATTTAACAGATATTCATAGCTATTTAATGTTTTACCTTTTTTTCCAATAATTATTCCATTATCTTCACCGTAAAGGTTTATAACACAATTTCTACCCTCTAATCTTAAAATTTCAACTTCTAATTCAAGTCCCATTTTATTTAATAACTCTTGAGATGTTTTTATTATCTCTTTTTCTCTATTTTCTTTTAACTCTTTTTTTGATTCTTTTTTTTCTTGTTCTGCTTCTATGTCAGTTTCTGATTTCTCTGTAGTTTTCACTACTTCATCTTTTTCTGGACCTGAAATCTTAATCTCTTCAGCTTCTACTTCTCTGCTAACTTCAACTTTATATAATCCATCTTTAGCAAAAAAACCAAAGAACGACTTAGGCTTCTCTAATTCAGTAACTTGAACAACTTGATCAGCAGTAACCTCCAATATCTTTATAGCTCTAGCAATAGCAACTTCTCTATTACTCGCTTTGATTTCAATTATATTTTCCATAACTCTAGTCTTAGTCTCCTTTTTTCATTATGAAATATTGCTGTACGATTCCCACGAAGCTTGATGTTAACCAATAAACTTGTAGTCCTGCTGGCATTTTATAAGAAATAAATACCATCATTACTGGGAAAATATACATCATTTGTTTCATTTGTGGATTACTATCTGTTCCTGTTAATTTTTGTTGAATAAATGCAACAACTCCATTTAAAACAGGTAATATATAATAAGGATCCGGTTGTAATAAATTCATCCATAAGAATGATTCAGCAGGAACAATTCCTCTTTCAGCTCTTAAAACACCAAATAGTGCCCATAAAATTGGTAATTGAACTAAAAGTGGTAAACATCCTCCAGCCGGATTTACATTTTTTTCTTTGTAAAGTTCCATTGTTTTCTGGTTTAATAAATTTTTATCATGACCATATTTTTCTTTGTATTGCTCTAATATTGGTTGTAACTCTTTCATTTTTTTCATTGATTTATCTTGTTTCAATGTTAACGGTAATAATATTATTTTTATTAATATTGTTAATCCTATTATAGCTAAACCGAAATTTCCTGTAATTCCATTTATAAATAGCAATATTTGTTCAAATATTTTGTATAAAAATTCCATTTTATTTTTTTCCTCCGCATTTTTTAACTGGTGGCACAGGATCATATCCGCCTTTAGAATATGGGTGACACCTTAAAATTCTTAATATTCCCAAATACACTCCTTTAAAAACTCCATGCATTTCAATTGCATCATACATGTATTTTGAACAAGAAGGTTGAAATATACAGTTTTTCCCCAAAAATATTGAAATATATTTTTGATAAAATCTTATTAAAATCAAGATAGTTTTTTTCAAAATATAAACTAAACTATTTTTTAAATAATTTAGAATTTTTAAGAACACGGTCAAGATCTTTTTTCATCTCCTCAAAACTTAAAGTCTTAAATTTTTCTCCAGCTGTTCTTTTTGCAACAAAAATTATGTCATAACCTGTTATTAGGTTTCCTTCATTTAAACGACAATACTCTCTAAATAATCTTTTTAATCTGTTTCTACAAACTGCATTTCCAGTTTTTTTACTTACAACAAATCCAAATTTGTTTTCATTAGTTTCATTTGCTTTAAAAAAAATAAGAGAGTAATATCCAAATGATTTTTTTCCATAATTATAAACATTTTGAAACTCCCTATTTTTTTTTAAATTAATCATAATATTTAACTCCCTAAAATAGTCCTTAAATCTTTAAAAACCCGGTGTTTTAGATCACCGGGTTTTATGCTGATAA is a genomic window of Cetobacterium somerae ATCC BAA-474 containing:
- a CDS encoding YidC/Oxa1 family membrane protein insertase, whose translation is MEFLYKIFEQILLFINGITGNFGLAIIGLTILIKIILLPLTLKQDKSMKKMKELQPILEQYKEKYGHDKNLLNQKTMELYKEKNVNPAGGCLPLLVQLPILWALFGVLRAERGIVPAESFLWMNLLQPDPYYILPVLNGVVAFIQQKLTGTDSNPQMKQMMYIFPVMMVFISYKMPAGLQVYWLTSSFVGIVQQYFIMKKGD
- the rnpA gene encoding ribonuclease P protein component; protein product: MINLKKNREFQNVYNYGKKSFGYYSLIFFKANETNENKFGFVVSKKTGNAVCRNRLKRLFREYCRLNEGNLITGYDIIFVAKRTAGEKFKTLSFEEMKKDLDRVLKNSKLFKK
- the yidD gene encoding membrane protein insertion efficiency factor YidD, yielding MKKTILILIRFYQKYISIFLGKNCIFQPSCSKYMYDAIEMHGVFKGVYLGILRILRCHPYSKGGYDPVPPVKKCGGKK
- the jag gene encoding RNA-binding cell elongation regulator Jag/EloR, whose product is MENIIEIKASNREVAIARAIKILEVTADQVVQVTELEKPKSFFGFFAKDGLYKVEVSREVEAEEIKISGPEKDEVVKTTEKSETDIEAEQEKKESKKELKENREKEIIKTSQELLNKMGLELEVEILRLEGRNCVINLYGEDNGIIIGKKGKTLNSYEYLLNTLIKDVRIDVDVEGFKEKRNVTLRDLARKMAEKAMKTTKPIKLNPMPPRERKIIHEVVNKYSELDTYSEGKDPKRYIVIRKKK